Genomic window (Sphingosinicella microcystinivorans):
CTGCGCGGACCGTGGCTGACGGGCGCGATCCTGCTCGTCGCCGCGTGGAGCGTGTCGAACTGGTTCTTTCCGCTGATGCTGCGGTCGCAGATCCTGCTGTTCTTCCTGCTCGGTATCGCCGCGCGCCGCCACGATCTCGGCGCGCGTATCGCCGGGGTGCCGTTCGCCGCGGCGCTCGCACCGTTCGTCGCCGTCGCCGCGATCAAGCTGATCGTCAGCGTGCCCGTGCCCGGCGGCACGGCGATGTCGCCGCAGATCATGCCCCTCTTCGACCTCGGACTCCGCCTCACCGCCGCGCTCGCCTTCGCGCGCGTCGCCTGGGCGCTCGCGGCGCGGCCCGCGATGTTCCGCTGGCTCGAACCCTATGCCTTCTTCCTGTTCTGCTCGCACATGGTGCTGATCTGGCTGTCGACGCCGCTGTTCCTGGCGCTGACCGGCCCGCTCGGATCGCCCGCCTACCCGCTTCTCCTCGTCGTGCATCCGCTGCTCGCGCTCGGTTTCGCACTCGGGCTCGGCCAGCTCCTCATGCTGTTCGCGCCGCGCGCGGCGGAGATTCTGAGCGGCGGGCGGCTGAAGGCGGACCCCGCCGACATGCCCGCGACCCGTTCGGTATCCTGAAGACGCCGCAATCGCGAACAATTCTTGCCGAAGTACGGTGACGAGCGAGCCCCGGCCTGTATAAGATCAGGCAAACTCATTCGAAATCGAAATGCGAGGCGCGTGCACCACGACAACCTGATCCTCATCCTCGTCGGCGGCTTCGTGCTCGCCTTTCTGTTCGGAATGCTGGCGAACCGGCTGAGACTTTCGCCGATCGTCGGCTATCTTCTTGCCGGTGTCGCCGTCGGCCCCTTCACGCCCGGCTGGGTCGCCGACCTCTCGCTCGCGCCGCAGCTCGCCGAAATCGGCGTCATCCTGCTGATGTTCGGCGTCGGGCTGCATTTCTCCCCGAAGGAACTGGTCCGCGTCCAGTCCATCGCGCTTCCCGGTGCCATCGCGCAGATCGCGGTCGCCACCGCGCTCGGCTGGGGCGTCGGGATGCTGATGGGCATGTCGGGGCCGGAAGCCGCCATCTTCGGCTTCTCGCTCTCCGTCGCATCGACCGTGGTGCTGCTGCGCGCCATCGAAAGCCGCGGCCAGCTCAAGACGAGCATCGGCCAGATCGCGGTCGGCTGGCTGCTCGTCGAGGACATGGTGATCATCGTCGCGCTCGTGCTGCTGCCCTTGCTGGTCAACATGGGCGCGCACGACAGCGGCGCGGCGATCGCGCGGGAGATCATGTGGACGTTCGCGAAGATCGCCGCGTTCCTCGCGCTGATGTTCGTCGTCGGCGTGCGCGCCATGCCGACGATTCTCGTGTGGATCGCGCACACGCGCTCGCGCGAGCTGTTCACGCTCGGCGTCCTCTCCATCGCGCTCGGCATCGCGTGGCTCGCCTACGCGGTGTTCGGCGCCTCGTTCGCGCTCGGCGCCTTCGTGGCGGGTCTCGTGCTCAACAGCACGCCGCTCGGCCACAACGCCGCGGAACGCTCGCTGCCGCTGCGCGACGCCTTCGCGGTGCTGTTCTTCGTGTCGGTCGGGATGCTGTTCGATCCGGCGACGCTGGTCCGCGAGCCTATCGGCGTCTTCGCGACGCTGGCCATCATCCTCGTCGGCAAGTCGCTCGCGGCGATCGCCGTGACCAACCTGTTCGGCCGCAACCGGCGCGAGGGCCTCACCATCGCCGCCAGCCTCGCGCAGATCGGCGAGTTCTCGTTCATCCTCGCCGGCCTCGGCGTGACGCTCGAGCTGATCTCGCACGAGACGAACAACCTGATCCTCGCCGCTGCGCTGCTCTCGATCGCGCTCAACCCGTTCATGTTCAAGCTGGCGGACCGGCTGACGCGGGACATGGAATCGCCGCCCGAACCCGCGACCTGATCATTTCGCGCGCATCAGGTGCTCGGCGAGCGCCTGGTAGGCGGGCAACGAGGTCGGGTCGAAGTTCGCGTTCGCCGCCATCGGATGCGAGGCGAACCGGGCGATGACCATTTCGGCCTTCGGGTCGATGTAGATCGCCTGCCCGTGGATGCCGCGCGCGGTGTAGGCGCCGTGCGCGTTGTGGCTCACCCACCACTGGTTGCGGTAGCTCCAGCCCGGCAGCGTCGCATAGCCGGCCTTGGCGAAGTCTTCCTTGCGGGCGCCGCGCACGATGTCCGCGATCGCCGCCGCAGGCACGATCTGCTTCCCGCCCATGCGCCCGCCGCGCCGCATCAGCTCGCCGAAGCGCGCGAGGTCGCGCAGCCGCGCGTTGAAGCCGCCGCCCGCGAACGGCGTACCGACCGGGTCGATCTGGAAATAGCCGTCGGCTTCCGCGCCCATCGGCGCCCAGATCCGCTCCGAAAGCTGTTCGGTGAAGGGCTTGCCGTCGACGCGCGAGACGATCCAGCCGAGCACGTCGGTGTTGACCGTGCGATAGGTGAACGCCTCGCCGTGGGCGCCCGCCTTCGCCACCGTGGCGAGATAGGCGTAGTCGCCGTCCGGCCCCGCGTAGTCCGCCGGGCGCGGCCCCGCGCCGAGCGCCGCGACGTAGCCCGCGAACGGGGAATCGGGATCGCCGTACTTCTCGGTGAAGTCGAGCCCCGTCGTCATGTCCATCACCTGCCGGACGGTGGCGTCGCCGAAACCGCTGTCCTTCAGTTCGGGAATGTAGGATGCGACCGTCCGCCCGGTGTCGAGCTTCCCTTCCGCGACGAGCATGGAGGCCAGCGTGCCGACGAACGACTTGGTTACGGAAAAGGCGATGTGCTCGCCCTCGGGCTTCAGTGCGCCGAAGTAGCGCTCATAGACGATCCGCCCCTTGTGGAGCACGACGATGCCGTCCGTGTAGTTGGCGGCGAGCGAGTCCGCCCACGTCATGGGCTTCGTGCCGCCCATCGGCATGAACGTCACCGCGTCGATGTCGCCGCGCTCGGCGCGCGGCAGCGCGCTCACCGGCCCCGCCCCGCGCGAAACGCCTACCGTCGGCATCAGCTCGCGCCAGTGCGAGAAGCTCCAGCGCCACTGCGGGAAGGTGAAGAAGCTGTAGTCGCCGAACGCGATGCGCCTGTCCGGCGGCGGCGGCGACCCCTGCATCCAGCCGAGCGCCGCGGGATCGCTGGCGGCGGCATCGGGAAACGCGGGCTCCGCACGCGCGGATACGGCAAGGACCGCCGCAGCAAGGGCGATGCCGGTCATGGCTTTCATGGTGTGTCCTCCCCAAGGTCGGGCGAAAGCTATGGGGCGGTGAAAGGCCCGACAAGCGATGAGCTTTGAGAGGCTTTGATGGTATCGGGCCGGCAGGACGCGCCCCGGCGTTGCTAGCAGGCGCCCGTGCGCTTGCCGCTGATCTTCGACGTCATCCGCATGTTGCCGCGCGGCCCCTCGACGACCATGACGTTGGTCGATTCATAGCTCGTCGCGCTGTAGGTGCCGAGCATCGTCATCGTCATCCTGCCCTGCGGCCCCTTGCACTGCATCGCCGCGTTGAGCTTGCCGCCAGCCATGCTGAACTTCGTGTACTCGCATTCGCCGTTGTCGCCCTTGAACATCTGGCGCGGGTCTTTCTCGGCCTGTTCCGGCGTCAGGCAATAGCTGTGGCTGATCGGGCGCTTCTTCATCATCGCCAGCGCCTCGGGCGGCATTCCGGGCATGTCGACGGACGTGACCGTGCCGGTCGACGCCCATTTGCCGGGCGTGAGGACATTTCCGGCGAAGGCGGCCAGAGGCACCGCCGCTGTCGCTGCAAGCAGGAGCCTGGACCCGGCGCGCATGAGGGAAGCCCTTTGTGCCTGAATTACGCCCGCGATTATACTGCGGGCGCAATCAGGGTAAAGATAACAGGCCGTTAACCATAAAATATCGTCAGCGCGGCTTCAGCAGTTCGAGCGCGGCCGTCACCATCGCCTCGGCACCGAGCGTCACCGAGGGTTCCGGCGCGACCTTGAACAGCGGCGAGTGGTGCGACGGCACCGGCGGCCCGCCCGCCTTCGCCGCGTCGAACGCCGCCTGCGGCGTGCCGCCGACCGCGAAGTAATAGCCGGGCACCTTGAGTTCGGGCTGAACGAAGAAGGCGAAGTCCTCCGCCCCCATCGTTTCCTGCACGAACGGCACCAT
Coding sequences:
- a CDS encoding cation:proton antiporter, with amino-acid sequence MHHDNLILILVGGFVLAFLFGMLANRLRLSPIVGYLLAGVAVGPFTPGWVADLSLAPQLAEIGVILLMFGVGLHFSPKELVRVQSIALPGAIAQIAVATALGWGVGMLMGMSGPEAAIFGFSLSVASTVVLLRAIESRGQLKTSIGQIAVGWLLVEDMVIIVALVLLPLLVNMGAHDSGAAIAREIMWTFAKIAAFLALMFVVGVRAMPTILVWIAHTRSRELFTLGVLSIALGIAWLAYAVFGASFALGAFVAGLVLNSTPLGHNAAERSLPLRDAFAVLFFVSVGMLFDPATLVREPIGVFATLAIILVGKSLAAIAVTNLFGRNRREGLTIAASLAQIGEFSFILAGLGVTLELISHETNNLILAAALLSIALNPFMFKLADRLTRDMESPPEPAT
- a CDS encoding acyltransferase family protein is translated as MRRPAGEPLSPRLSDTIAVTRVLCVLGIVYVHAWTGLGGAELAAAAATGQGMLRLVLMEVFGRSAVPLLGMISGYLVAGAAIRSWRAFLSRKARTILLPMALWNALAILLVSGTAWLGFLKAPVPESLWWLIDELLSILTPNHINVQTPFLRDLFVCMAIAPLLLRLRGPWLTGAILLVAAWSVSNWFFPLMLRSQILLFFLLGIAARRHDLGARIAGVPFAAALAPFVAVAAIKLIVSVPVPGGTAMSPQIMPLFDLGLRLTAALAFARVAWALAARPAMFRWLEPYAFFLFCSHMVLIWLSTPLFLALTGPLGSPAYPLLLVVHPLLALGFALGLGQLLMLFAPRAAEILSGGRLKADPADMPATRSVS
- a CDS encoding serine hydrolase domain-containing protein, which encodes MKAMTGIALAAAVLAVSARAEPAFPDAAASDPAALGWMQGSPPPPDRRIAFGDYSFFTFPQWRWSFSHWRELMPTVGVSRGAGPVSALPRAERGDIDAVTFMPMGGTKPMTWADSLAANYTDGIVVLHKGRIVYERYFGALKPEGEHIAFSVTKSFVGTLASMLVAEGKLDTGRTVASYIPELKDSGFGDATVRQVMDMTTGLDFTEKYGDPDSPFAGYVAALGAGPRPADYAGPDGDYAYLATVAKAGAHGEAFTYRTVNTDVLGWIVSRVDGKPFTEQLSERIWAPMGAEADGYFQIDPVGTPFAGGGFNARLRDLARFGELMRRGGRMGGKQIVPAAAIADIVRGARKEDFAKAGYATLPGWSYRNQWWVSHNAHGAYTARGIHGQAIYIDPKAEMVIARFASHPMAANANFDPTSLPAYQALAEHLMRAK
- a CDS encoding DUF3617 domain-containing protein, which translates into the protein MRAGSRLLLAATAAVPLAAFAGNVLTPGKWASTGTVTSVDMPGMPPEALAMMKKRPISHSYCLTPEQAEKDPRQMFKGDNGECEYTKFSMAGGKLNAAMQCKGPQGRMTMTMLGTYSATSYESTNVMVVEGPRGNMRMTSKISGKRTGAC